One part of the bacterium genome encodes these proteins:
- the tpx gene encoding thiol peroxidase: MAEIEFRGNVMQTGGELPSVGAPAPDFNLTGDGLAPVSLGDFAGRRVVLNIFPSIDTPTCATSVRAFNERAASLDNTSVLCVSVDLPFAAARFCGDEGIENVACASTFRSPDFYDAYGVQIADGPLAGLCARAVVVIDEAGNVVHTELVNPISDEPDYDAALSAL, from the coding sequence ATGGCCGAGATCGAATTCCGCGGGAACGTCATGCAAACCGGCGGCGAATTGCCGAGCGTGGGTGCACCCGCGCCGGACTTCAATCTCACCGGGGACGGACTCGCCCCTGTGAGCCTCGGCGACTTCGCCGGCCGGCGCGTGGTCCTGAACATCTTCCCGAGCATCGACACGCCGACGTGTGCGACGTCGGTCCGCGCCTTCAACGAGCGCGCCGCGAGCCTCGACAACACGTCGGTACTGTGCGTATCCGTCGACCTGCCGTTCGCCGCCGCCCGATTCTGCGGCGACGAGGGCATCGAGAACGTCGCCTGCGCCTCCACGTTCCGCTCCCCGGATTTCTACGACGCCTACGGCGTGCAGATCGCCGACGGCCCGCTCGCCGGGCTGTGCGCCCGGGCCGTCGTCGTCATCGACGAGGCGGGCAATGTGGTCCACACCGAACTCGTGAATCCGATCAGCGACGAGCCCGACTACGACGCCGCTCTGAGTGCTCTCTAG
- a CDS encoding CaiB/BaiF CoA-transferase family protein, with protein MTPALDGLRVLETGVLLAGPFCGQLLADFGAEVIKIEQPGVGDPMRQWGRERAGGHSLWWPVVARNKKSVTLNLRESRGQDIVRRLAASSDIMVENFRPGTLERWGLGYEELSAINPRLILVRVTGFGQTGPYSGRPGYGSVGEAMGGLRYVVGNPDAPPSRVGISIGDTLAATFACVGALCALHARERTGRGQVVDSAIYEAVLGVMESLIPEYAVAGYVRERTGAILPNVAPSNVYPTADGRMVIIAANQDTVFARLAEAMGHPELATDERYGTHVARGARQAELDELISAWSAGLEAEELNDVLERHGVPTGHIYRAPEMLADPHFAAREAIVRLTHPDIGELPMQNVVPKLSETPGRLDWPGPDLGAHNEEILSGLLGLSGDELAELVADGIV; from the coding sequence ATGACACCAGCGCTTGACGGCCTGCGTGTACTGGAGACGGGTGTGCTGCTGGCAGGACCGTTCTGCGGGCAGTTGCTGGCCGACTTCGGCGCCGAGGTCATCAAGATCGAGCAACCGGGGGTCGGCGATCCGATGCGCCAGTGGGGTCGGGAACGCGCCGGCGGGCACTCGCTGTGGTGGCCCGTCGTGGCCCGCAACAAGAAGTCGGTGACGCTCAACCTGCGCGAGTCGCGCGGCCAGGACATCGTGCGACGGCTCGCCGCCTCCTCGGACATCATGGTGGAGAACTTCCGGCCCGGCACGCTGGAGCGTTGGGGCCTCGGATACGAGGAGCTCTCGGCCATCAACCCGCGCCTCATCCTGGTGCGGGTCACGGGCTTCGGCCAGACCGGCCCGTACTCGGGGCGGCCGGGCTACGGATCCGTCGGAGAGGCCATGGGCGGGCTGCGCTACGTGGTCGGCAATCCGGACGCGCCGCCGAGCAGGGTCGGGATCAGCATCGGTGACACTCTGGCGGCCACGTTCGCCTGCGTCGGGGCGCTGTGCGCCCTGCACGCCCGCGAGCGCACCGGCCGCGGCCAGGTGGTGGACTCCGCGATCTACGAGGCCGTGCTGGGCGTGATGGAGTCGCTCATCCCCGAATACGCCGTCGCCGGCTACGTACGCGAGCGCACCGGCGCCATCCTCCCGAACGTGGCGCCGTCGAACGTGTACCCCACAGCGGACGGGCGGATGGTCATCATCGCCGCCAACCAGGACACGGTGTTCGCTCGGCTGGCCGAGGCGATGGGACACCCCGAGCTGGCGACCGACGAGCGCTACGGCACGCACGTGGCCCGCGGTGCCCGGCAAGCTGAACTGGACGAGTTGATCTCTGCGTGGAGTGCGGGTCTGGAGGCCGAGGAGCTGAACGACGTCCTGGAACGGCACGGTGTGCCCACGGGCCACATCTACCGCGCGCCGGAGATGCTGGCCGATCCCCATTTCGCAGCCCGGGAGGCCATCGTCCGGCTCACCCACCCCGATATCGGCGAACTCCCGATGCAGAACGTGGTGCCGAAGCTGTCCGAGACGCCGGGGCGGCTCGACTGGCCGGGCCCCGACCTCGGAGCGCACAACGAGGAGATACTCAGCGGTCTGCTGGGCCTCAGCGGCGACGAGTTGGCCGAACTGGTGGCGGACGGGATCGTCTGA
- a CDS encoding ester cyclase, which produces MSNADLVRKTYDAFNNRDFEAAIECVHEDLDWTEVASGRRYQGPEGMLREYREWARAFPDGSAEITNLIESGEWVVVEFTVRGTNTGPMMGPDGEMPPSNAKVELQSCDVLRVVDGRVVGGRGYFDLNTVTRQLTSD; this is translated from the coding sequence ATGAGCAACGCCGACCTGGTGCGCAAGACCTACGACGCCTTCAACAACCGCGACTTCGAGGCGGCGATCGAGTGCGTGCACGAGGACCTGGATTGGACCGAGGTGGCCAGCGGGCGCCGCTACCAGGGCCCTGAGGGAATGCTGCGGGAGTACCGCGAGTGGGCCCGCGCCTTCCCCGACGGCTCAGCCGAGATCACGAACCTGATCGAGAGTGGGGAGTGGGTCGTCGTGGAGTTCACGGTCCGGGGCACCAACACCGGGCCGATGATGGGCCCCGACGGAGAGATGCCGCCGTCGAACGCCAAGGTGGAGTTGCAGTCCTGCGACGTGCTACGAGTCGTGGACGGTCGCGTCGTCGGCGGCCGTGGCTATTTCGACCTGAACACGGTCACCCGCCAGCTCACAAGCGACTGA
- a CDS encoding primary-amine oxidase, protein MAGLAGAVTHPLDPLTATEIEEAAAIVRRECAGMERLRFPLLMLEEPAKEEVYRFEQGDPISRRARATLLNRADGTAYEAVVSLNEGRIASWRSLEGAQPPILMEEFAAVDELVKNDERWRAALRRRGVTDFDMVQVDLWSVGDFPIEGIDPNRRLVRAASYLRHAPTDNGYAKPIENVVAIVDLNENRVLKILDGDVVPLPPESGNYDAASVGKLRTDLKPLDIVQPEGPSFSIEGNLLSWQRWSVRISMHPTDGLVLHQVAYDDGGERRSILYRAALSEMVVPYGDGTDAFHWRNAFDAGEYGMGRNMGSLTLGCDCLGEIRYLDTVTADDDGRPTLCRNVVCIHEEDYSILWKHLDLSTGSSEVRRSRRLVISCIGTLGNYEYGFYWYFYQDGHMEFEIKLTGVIQTRALPPGTLDDYGTIISTDLSGVHHQHIFNMRLDFDVDGAPNSVVEVDTVPLPPGEANPHLNAFGGRETLLGTEQQAQRIIDPLKARYWKVINPSRLNRFGRPVAFKLLPEASSLMLASPDSRVAKRAGFAQKHLWVTPYRPDEMHAAGDYPNQSTGEAGLSVWTEQDRDIVDTDVVVWHTFGVSHIVRPEDWPIMPVERVGFQLLPVGFFDRNPSLDVPLPQPACHDGDDCAE, encoded by the coding sequence ATGGCAGGGTTAGCCGGGGCCGTCACACACCCGCTCGACCCGCTGACGGCAACCGAGATCGAAGAGGCCGCCGCCATCGTCCGGCGCGAGTGCGCCGGCATGGAGCGGCTCCGCTTTCCCCTCCTCATGCTCGAGGAACCTGCCAAGGAGGAGGTGTACCGCTTCGAGCAAGGGGATCCGATCAGCCGCCGGGCGCGCGCCACACTGCTGAACCGGGCCGACGGCACTGCCTATGAGGCTGTGGTGTCACTCAACGAGGGGCGGATCGCCTCGTGGCGCTCGCTCGAGGGGGCGCAGCCTCCGATCCTCATGGAGGAGTTCGCCGCGGTCGACGAACTCGTGAAGAACGACGAGCGCTGGCGCGCGGCACTGCGCCGGCGGGGCGTGACCGACTTCGACATGGTGCAGGTGGACCTCTGGTCGGTGGGCGATTTCCCGATCGAGGGGATCGACCCGAATCGGCGCCTGGTGCGAGCGGCGTCGTACCTGCGGCATGCCCCGACCGACAACGGGTACGCCAAGCCCATCGAGAACGTCGTCGCCATCGTGGACCTCAACGAGAACCGGGTGCTGAAGATCCTCGACGGCGACGTCGTCCCGCTTCCCCCCGAGTCGGGCAACTACGACGCGGCCTCGGTGGGCAAGCTTCGTACCGACTTGAAACCCCTGGACATCGTCCAGCCGGAGGGGCCGAGCTTCTCCATCGAAGGGAACCTGCTGAGTTGGCAGCGCTGGAGTGTCCGGATCTCCATGCACCCGACCGACGGGCTCGTGCTCCATCAGGTGGCCTACGACGACGGCGGGGAGCGTCGCTCCATCCTCTACCGCGCCGCCCTGTCGGAGATGGTCGTGCCCTATGGCGACGGCACCGACGCCTTCCACTGGCGCAACGCGTTCGATGCGGGCGAGTACGGCATGGGCCGGAACATGGGCTCCCTGACCCTGGGGTGCGACTGTCTCGGCGAGATCCGCTACCTGGACACCGTCACAGCCGATGACGACGGCCGCCCCACGCTGTGCCGGAACGTGGTCTGCATCCACGAGGAGGACTACTCGATCCTCTGGAAGCATTTGGACCTGAGCACGGGTTCCAGCGAGGTGAGGCGCTCGCGACGCCTCGTCATCTCGTGCATCGGCACGCTCGGCAACTACGAGTACGGCTTCTACTGGTACTTCTACCAGGACGGCCACATGGAGTTCGAGATCAAGCTGACCGGTGTCATCCAGACTCGGGCGCTCCCTCCCGGCACCCTCGACGACTACGGCACGATCATCTCGACGGATCTCAGCGGTGTGCACCACCAGCACATCTTCAACATGCGCCTCGACTTCGACGTGGACGGGGCGCCGAACTCCGTCGTCGAGGTGGACACCGTCCCGCTCCCGCCCGGCGAGGCCAACCCTCATCTCAACGCCTTCGGCGGCCGGGAGACGCTCCTGGGGACCGAGCAGCAGGCGCAGCGCATCATCGACCCGCTCAAGGCCCGCTACTGGAAGGTCATCAACCCCTCGAGGCTCAACCGCTTCGGGCGGCCCGTGGCCTTCAAGCTCCTGCCCGAGGCCAGTTCGCTGATGCTGGCGTCGCCGGATTCGCGCGTCGCCAAGCGAGCGGGCTTTGCGCAGAAGCACCTCTGGGTCACGCCGTATCGCCCCGACGAGATGCACGCGGCCGGGGACTACCCCAACCAGAGCACCGGCGAGGCCGGCCTCAGCGTTTGGACCGAGCAGGACCGGGACATCGTCGACACCGACGTGGTGGTGTGGCACACGTTCGGCGTATCGCACATCGTGCGTCCCGAGGACTGGCCGATCATGCCGGTGGAGCGGGTCGGTTTCCAGCTGCTTCCCGTGGGGTTCTTCGACCGGAACCCGTCGCTGGATGTTCCCCTGCCGCAGCCGGCATGCCACGACGGCGACGACTGTGCCGAGTGA
- a CDS encoding carbon-nitrogen hydrolase family protein — protein sequence MLRAAAVQICPVDGDAEATLAKAEQWLIDAGEGGVRLAVLPEGYLPGFATIREAKESGDPQRLAEVFAAFDTVPGVATARVGDIARRYEMVVAFGMLARAEEGERPTNVSVLIDENGDIANVHRKIHLTPTIEVPDFTPGSSLAVADTAAGCIGNMICADFSLPETTRILAIKGARVICGSLAGFYVDGPDAEQVVLHLFKHSHTSPTRAIDNSVYLVLANMVGRSGDLGFFGKSRIINPEGRILAEGGEGVDCEELVIADIDPDIDRGDMPFRLIDRRRPDLYDEILLPNPNVGAIEWQG from the coding sequence ATGCTGCGAGCCGCCGCCGTCCAGATCTGCCCGGTCGACGGGGACGCCGAAGCCACCCTCGCCAAGGCGGAGCAGTGGCTCATCGACGCCGGTGAGGGTGGAGTGCGACTGGCGGTCCTTCCCGAGGGCTACCTCCCGGGCTTCGCGACGATCCGGGAGGCCAAGGAGTCGGGCGATCCGCAGCGCCTGGCGGAGGTGTTCGCCGCATTCGACACGGTGCCCGGCGTCGCCACCGCCCGCGTGGGCGACATCGCCCGCCGCTACGAGATGGTCGTCGCCTTCGGCATGCTGGCACGCGCCGAAGAAGGTGAACGGCCCACCAACGTCTCGGTGCTGATCGACGAGAACGGCGACATCGCCAACGTCCATCGCAAGATCCACCTCACCCCCACCATCGAGGTCCCCGACTTCACCCCCGGCAGCTCGCTCGCCGTCGCCGACACCGCTGCGGGATGTATCGGGAACATGATCTGCGCCGACTTCTCCCTCCCGGAGACCACGCGGATCCTGGCCATCAAGGGCGCCAGGGTGATCTGCGGATCCCTGGCCGGGTTCTACGTGGACGGACCCGATGCCGAGCAGGTCGTCCTCCACCTGTTCAAGCACTCGCATACGTCGCCGACGCGCGCCATCGACAATTCCGTCTACCTCGTGCTGGCGAACATGGTCGGGCGCAGCGGGGACCTGGGCTTCTTCGGGAAGAGCCGGATCATCAACCCCGAGGGGCGCATCCTGGCCGAGGGAGGCGAGGGAGTCGATTGCGAGGAACTGGTCATCGCCGACATCGATCCGGACATCGACCGGGGGGACATGCCCTTCCGGCTGATCGACCGCCGCCGTCCGGATCTCTACGACGAGATCCTCCTGCCGAATCCCAACGTCGGGGCGATCGAATGGCAGGGTTAG
- a CDS encoding hydantoinase B/oxoprolinase family protein yields the protein MSPTGNGSEVTTEFEPILFEIIEGAIESARREMEIQVERTARSTIVREQHDHRSGIFDSHGNSVTALSFASVPTPVMTKFAGNIHRDDVFLYNDPYKSDGGITHLGDMCITRPVFSGDEIVAYVQVFGHVNDIGGLTPGSVPLTAFEIFQEGFVVPPVKLYDRGQLNVALFETILNNSRFPDDLRADIDAFVNACGIGVVRVEELCERYGAEALAQTFQGLLDRCSRSLRETVLPMIPDGSYTFEDFCEYVDVQPREPRHYVKLRATMTKTPDGINFDFSGTDPQIKGSLNWPANGRYYAKSLGTLFLAFAPDMIINDGVNEVITCTLPERTVLSPEWPAACGWRTFPLLRILDLGLGILAKASGGFVPAPSESISSYGLFGHNADGDYFLLREITGAGSGARPFADGADTVDVAPESRNMPAEFAETNFPVRITRLGLRQDSGGAGTFRGGLGYFKDIEILIDGEMLIHSDRATLQPWGVKGGSAGQGSVWLLNPDTPDERVLPGKSDSIDVRKGDILRVLSPGGGGWGDPLDRDPAAVLLDVRRGLVSHGSARDDYGVLFLPTDDDYELELDAEATEAQRASIRAERPPLKLFDRGENFYRLVEEGKITLTSSDEALAPAG from the coding sequence ATGTCACCCACCGGCAACGGTTCTGAAGTGACCACCGAGTTCGAGCCGATCCTCTTCGAGATCATCGAGGGTGCCATCGAGTCGGCGCGCCGCGAGATGGAGATCCAGGTGGAACGCACGGCGCGCTCCACGATCGTGCGCGAGCAGCACGACCACCGGTCGGGCATCTTCGACTCCCACGGCAACAGCGTGACGGCGCTGTCGTTCGCCTCGGTGCCGACGCCGGTCATGACCAAGTTCGCCGGCAACATCCACCGCGACGACGTCTTCCTCTACAACGACCCGTACAAGTCCGACGGGGGCATCACCCACCTCGGCGACATGTGCATCACCCGGCCGGTCTTCTCCGGTGATGAGATCGTGGCGTACGTGCAGGTCTTCGGGCACGTCAACGACATCGGGGGCCTGACGCCGGGCAGCGTCCCGCTCACGGCCTTCGAGATCTTCCAGGAGGGCTTCGTCGTCCCGCCGGTGAAGCTCTACGACCGGGGGCAACTCAACGTGGCGCTCTTCGAGACCATCCTGAACAACTCGCGGTTCCCGGATGATCTGCGGGCCGACATCGACGCCTTCGTGAACGCCTGCGGGATCGGGGTCGTCCGCGTCGAGGAGTTGTGTGAACGCTACGGAGCCGAGGCGCTGGCACAGACGTTCCAAGGACTGTTGGACCGTTGCTCCCGGAGTCTGCGCGAGACGGTCTTGCCGATGATCCCCGACGGCTCGTACACGTTCGAGGACTTCTGCGAGTACGTGGACGTGCAGCCTCGCGAGCCGCGCCACTACGTGAAGCTTCGGGCCACCATGACGAAGACGCCCGACGGCATCAACTTCGATTTCTCCGGCACCGATCCGCAGATCAAGGGCTCCTTGAACTGGCCCGCCAACGGCCGCTACTACGCCAAGTCGCTCGGCACGCTCTTCCTGGCCTTCGCCCCGGACATGATCATCAACGACGGCGTGAACGAGGTCATCACGTGCACGCTGCCCGAGCGCACCGTGCTCAGCCCGGAGTGGCCGGCCGCCTGCGGCTGGCGGACGTTCCCGCTGCTGCGCATCCTCGACCTGGGGCTGGGAATACTGGCGAAGGCCTCGGGCGGGTTCGTGCCCGCACCGTCGGAGTCCATCTCCTCCTACGGGCTGTTCGGCCACAACGCCGACGGCGACTACTTCCTGCTGCGGGAGATCACCGGTGCGGGGTCCGGCGCCCGTCCCTTCGCCGACGGCGCCGACACCGTGGACGTGGCCCCGGAGTCCAGGAACATGCCGGCCGAGTTCGCCGAGACGAACTTCCCGGTCCGCATCACCAGACTGGGCCTCCGCCAGGATTCCGGCGGGGCCGGCACGTTCCGGGGCGGCCTCGGCTACTTCAAGGACATCGAGATCCTCATCGACGGCGAGATGCTGATTCACTCCGATCGTGCCACGCTGCAACCGTGGGGAGTCAAGGGCGGCAGCGCCGGCCAGGGCTCGGTCTGGCTCCTGAACCCCGACACACCCGACGAGAGGGTGCTGCCCGGCAAGTCGGACTCCATCGACGTTCGCAAGGGCGACATCCTGCGCGTGCTCAGCCCCGGCGGTGGCGGCTGGGGCGACCCGCTCGACCGCGACCCGGCCGCTGTGCTGCTGGACGTACGACGCGGCCTTGTCTCCCACGGGAGCGCCCGAGACGACTACGGCGTGCTGTTCCTGCCGACCGACGACGACTACGAACTCGAACTCGACGCCGAGGCGACGGAGGCCCAGCGAGCGTCCATCCGAGCCGAACGGCCGCCGCTCAAACTGTTCGACCGCGGCGAGAACTTCTACAGACTCGTCGAGGAGGGAAAGATCACCCTCACCAGCAGCGACGAGGCGCTGGCCCCGGCCGGCTGA